One part of the Microlunatus elymi genome encodes these proteins:
- a CDS encoding sensor histidine kinase gives MAIDNRRLWRSRLIDLLLAIAAGAFDLVIFASRTEDAGLRPGGQLPTTAGIVILLIGPTALLFRRRRPMPVFVICWAAAMSSLVFPELQPFGALLVAMFTVASRSSRQGAVLSLVATAGVFAVEVINTFPVGRNDMVGFWLLGTVITDVLILAAVWVAARLRHRTRRRLAELELLREQEIRAAVRHERLAMSRELHDIVSHSVSAMTLQAAGALAVMGQQPGRVRPALDAIEQSGIQAMNELQRLLELLRSEDESVETPSARARLSELPALIDRARQAGQAVELVVTGQPCDLDPSVEMTCYRLVQEALNNAVRHAGEGARVQVNLDWIPPRLRASVINDGGTRSPGHKPALSTGHGLAGLAERVHLVGGELETGALPDGGFAIKAVLPASAGRPT, from the coding sequence ATGGCGATCGACAACCGGCGGTTGTGGCGATCGCGGCTGATCGACCTGCTGCTCGCGATCGCCGCCGGTGCCTTCGACCTCGTCATCTTCGCCTCCCGGACAGAGGATGCCGGGCTGCGTCCGGGAGGGCAGCTGCCGACCACGGCCGGGATCGTCATCCTGCTGATCGGGCCGACCGCTCTGCTGTTTCGCCGACGCCGGCCGATGCCCGTCTTCGTGATCTGCTGGGCGGCGGCGATGTCGTCCCTGGTGTTTCCGGAGTTGCAGCCGTTCGGTGCGTTGCTGGTGGCGATGTTCACCGTCGCTTCGCGCAGCAGTCGGCAGGGTGCAGTGCTGTCGCTGGTCGCAACCGCGGGAGTCTTCGCCGTCGAAGTGATCAACACCTTTCCGGTCGGTCGCAACGACATGGTGGGATTCTGGCTGCTCGGCACGGTGATCACCGATGTGCTGATCCTGGCCGCAGTCTGGGTCGCGGCCCGGTTGCGGCATCGGACCCGGCGTCGGCTTGCCGAACTGGAGTTGCTGCGGGAGCAGGAGATCCGAGCCGCGGTCCGGCATGAACGATTGGCGATGAGCCGAGAACTGCACGACATCGTCTCGCACTCGGTCAGCGCGATGACGCTGCAGGCCGCCGGGGCGCTGGCAGTGATGGGACAGCAGCCGGGCCGGGTGCGGCCGGCGCTGGACGCGATCGAACAGTCCGGCATCCAGGCCATGAACGAGTTGCAGCGACTGCTGGAGCTGCTGCGCAGCGAGGACGAGTCGGTCGAGACGCCGTCGGCCCGGGCACGGTTGAGTGAGCTGCCGGCCTTGATCGATCGGGCCCGCCAGGCCGGACAGGCGGTCGAGCTTGTGGTGACAGGGCAGCCTTGTGACCTCGACCCGAGTGTCGAGATGACCTGCTACCGGCTGGTCCAGGAGGCGTTGAACAACGCCGTACGGCATGCCGGCGAAGGGGCCAGGGTGCAGGTCAACCTGGATTGGATACCGCCCCGCCTGCGTGCCAGCGTGATCAACGACGGCGGCACCCGGTCGCCCGGCCACAAGCCTGCGTTGTCCACCGGACACGGCCTGGCCGGGCTGGCCGAACGCGTACACCTGGTCGGCGGCGAACTGGAGACCGGAGCGTTGCCGGACGGCGGCTTTGCGATCAAGGCCGTACTGCCGGCTTCGGCCGGGCGCCCGACCTGA
- a CDS encoding MarR family winged helix-turn-helix transcriptional regulator gives MDEVSEVTVPQMRLLFAVHDHGQASCTELAHALGLNGSSVTRLADKLTVSGHLVRTGAQDSRSKVVLELTQRGHEVIDAVLAWRSRELTRVLHHLDADALRSLTASLDLLHDGLRRRHHDLTGPVPL, from the coding sequence GTGGACGAGGTCAGCGAGGTGACCGTGCCGCAGATGCGATTGCTGTTCGCGGTCCATGATCACGGCCAAGCCTCCTGCACCGAACTGGCGCACGCGCTCGGTCTGAACGGCTCCTCGGTGACCCGGCTGGCGGACAAGCTGACCGTGTCCGGGCATCTGGTGCGTACCGGTGCGCAGGACAGCCGCAGCAAGGTCGTCCTGGAGCTCACCCAGCGTGGGCACGAGGTGATCGACGCCGTACTGGCCTGGCGATCTCGGGAGTTGACCCGGGTGTTGCACCATCTGGACGCGGACGCGCTGCGTTCGCTGACCGCGAGCCTGGATCTGCTGCATGACGGGCTGCGGAGGCGACACCACGATCTGACCGGGCCGGTGCCGCTGTGA
- a CDS encoding chloride channel protein, with amino-acid sequence MSPGGRSGSRPASASDELGDFNVHPRLLVITAWALPIGALGAVAAWLLQMLIGVVTNAVFYHRWDTSLVAPGATHHAWWLVLLAPIAGGLVVGLMARYGSEKIRGHGMPEAIESILVGGSRVEPKVAGLKPISAAVSIGTGGPFGAEGPIIMTGGAIGSILAQHFRLTADERKTLLVAGAAAGMAATFNSPLAAVLLAVELLLFEWRPRSFVPVVAAVVSGTVVRGMLIGTGPIFPVPHAPVTINWHDDALAVVVGISGALVAYGATRLVYFAEDLFRRLPIHWMWWPAIGGLIIGLGGLVEPRALGVGYDVIDQLLTGHATIDLIIGILVVKTLIWSLSLGSGTSGGVLAPTFMIGGALGAAMGLVFPSVFPGFWAMLGLAAVVGGVMRSPLTGVVFTLELTHAWDALVPLLVASVTAYAVSVLVLKRSVLTEKIARRGLHLSRDYTTDPLETFFAADAMRTGDDAMELARELAARGAHFVVGERDTLRHVAYSFAQHGHPEAAVLAEDGQVLGHIDVQSLLTARLHDLTEATERTQVFRRPLGIGSRVPG; translated from the coding sequence GTGAGCCCGGGAGGAAGATCAGGTTCGCGTCCGGCTTCGGCGAGCGACGAACTCGGCGACTTCAACGTCCATCCTCGACTGTTGGTGATCACGGCCTGGGCACTGCCGATCGGCGCGCTCGGCGCGGTCGCGGCCTGGTTGCTGCAGATGCTGATCGGCGTCGTCACCAATGCGGTCTTCTATCACCGTTGGGACACCTCGCTGGTCGCCCCCGGGGCGACCCATCACGCGTGGTGGCTGGTGCTGCTGGCACCGATCGCCGGTGGCCTGGTGGTCGGCCTGATGGCCCGCTACGGGTCGGAGAAGATCCGCGGCCACGGCATGCCGGAGGCGATCGAGTCGATCCTGGTCGGCGGCAGTCGGGTGGAGCCGAAGGTGGCCGGACTGAAGCCGATCTCGGCGGCGGTCAGCATCGGCACCGGCGGCCCGTTCGGCGCCGAAGGGCCGATCATCATGACCGGCGGCGCGATCGGTTCGATCCTCGCCCAGCATTTCCGGCTGACCGCCGACGAGCGCAAGACCCTGCTGGTCGCCGGCGCCGCGGCCGGGATGGCAGCCACCTTCAACTCGCCGCTGGCTGCGGTGCTGCTGGCGGTTGAGTTGTTGCTGTTCGAGTGGCGGCCGCGCAGCTTCGTACCGGTGGTCGCGGCCGTGGTCTCCGGCACGGTGGTCCGCGGAATGCTGATCGGCACCGGGCCGATCTTTCCGGTGCCGCACGCACCGGTGACGATCAACTGGCACGACGACGCCCTGGCGGTCGTGGTGGGAATCAGCGGCGCGTTGGTGGCGTACGGGGCCACCCGGCTGGTGTACTTCGCCGAGGACCTGTTCCGCCGGCTGCCGATCCACTGGATGTGGTGGCCGGCCATCGGCGGCCTGATCATCGGGCTCGGCGGCCTGGTCGAACCACGCGCATTGGGCGTCGGCTACGACGTCATCGATCAACTGCTGACCGGGCACGCGACGATCGACCTGATCATCGGCATCCTGGTGGTCAAGACGCTGATCTGGTCGCTGTCGTTGGGATCCGGCACCTCCGGCGGCGTGCTGGCGCCGACGTTCATGATCGGCGGCGCGCTCGGTGCGGCCATGGGACTGGTGTTCCCGTCGGTCTTCCCCGGCTTCTGGGCGATGCTCGGACTGGCCGCCGTGGTCGGCGGTGTGATGCGGTCGCCACTGACCGGCGTGGTCTTCACCCTGGAGTTGACCCATGCCTGGGATGCGCTGGTGCCGCTGCTGGTCGCCTCGGTCACGGCGTACGCGGTCTCGGTGCTGGTGCTGAAGCGATCGGTGCTGACCGAGAAGATCGCCCGTCGCGGGCTGCATCTGAGTCGCGACTACACCACCGACCCACTGGAGACCTTCTTCGCCGCCGACGCGATGCGGACCGGCGACGACGCGATGGAACTGGCCCGCGAGCTGGCCGCCCGTGGTGCCCACTTCGTGGTCGGCGAACGGGACACCCTGCGTCATGTGGCCTACTCGTTCGCCCAGCACGGCCATCCCGAGGCCGCAGTGCTGGCCGAGGACGGGCAGGTGCTCGGCCACATCGATGTGCAGTCCCTGTTGACCGCGCGACTGCACGACCTGACCGAGGCCACCGAACGCACGCAGGTCTTCCGTCGGCCATTGGGCATCGGCAGCCGAGTGCCCGGCTGA
- a CDS encoding mandelate racemase/muconate lactonizing enzyme family protein, whose amino-acid sequence MSVITAAEAMLADLEVETVRTDATQSFVKQETILVSITTSDELTGTGYAYTIGTGGPAVLSLLRESLLPLLIGEDARNVEWLWRKLHDTTHATTVGAITALALAAVDTALWDLRCLAAGQPLWRLAGGYRQAVPLYDTEGGWLHLDTDELVRGALTSQAARWHGVKIKVGKPAITEDVARLQAVRDAVGPEFPIMVDANQSMTSAEAVRRAAAYEPVGLGWFEEPLPADDVGGHARLAAATSIPVAVGESLYSIGQFRDYLQREAAHVIQVDVARIGGITPWLKVAHLAEAHNVAVCPHFLMELHVSLVAAVPNGRYVEHIPQLRAVTTEEITIADGLAYAPERPGLGIAWDWDALDDRRVG is encoded by the coding sequence ATGTCCGTGATCACCGCCGCCGAGGCCATGCTCGCCGATCTTGAGGTGGAGACCGTCCGCACCGACGCGACCCAGAGTTTCGTCAAGCAGGAAACGATTCTGGTGTCGATCACCACTTCCGACGAGCTGACCGGGACCGGGTACGCGTACACCATCGGCACCGGCGGTCCGGCGGTGCTCTCGCTGCTGCGTGAATCGCTGTTGCCGCTGCTGATCGGCGAGGACGCCCGCAATGTCGAGTGGCTCTGGCGCAAACTGCACGACACCACTCATGCCACAACGGTCGGGGCGATCACTGCGCTGGCGTTGGCCGCGGTCGATACCGCACTGTGGGATCTGCGCTGTCTGGCGGCCGGCCAACCGCTGTGGCGACTGGCCGGCGGCTATCGGCAAGCTGTCCCGCTGTACGACACCGAGGGCGGCTGGCTGCACCTGGACACCGACGAACTGGTCCGCGGCGCACTGACCTCACAAGCTGCCCGCTGGCACGGTGTCAAGATCAAAGTCGGCAAGCCGGCGATCACCGAGGACGTGGCCCGGCTGCAAGCCGTCCGCGATGCGGTTGGTCCGGAGTTTCCGATCATGGTCGACGCCAACCAGTCGATGACCAGCGCCGAGGCGGTACGACGTGCCGCGGCCTATGAGCCGGTCGGGCTGGGTTGGTTCGAGGAACCGCTGCCGGCCGACGATGTCGGTGGCCACGCCCGGCTCGCCGCGGCCACCAGCATCCCGGTCGCCGTCGGCGAATCGCTCTACTCGATCGGCCAGTTCCGCGACTACCTGCAGCGTGAAGCCGCACACGTCATCCAGGTCGACGTGGCCCGGATCGGCGGCATTACACCTTGGCTCAAGGTGGCCCACCTGGCCGAGGCGCACAACGTGGCGGTCTGCCCGCACTTCCTGATGGAACTGCACGTCAGTCTGGTCGCCGCGGTGCCCAACGGGCGTTATGTGGAGCACATCCCGCAGCTGCGCGCGGTCACTACCGAGGAGATCACCATCGCCGACGGCCTCGCCTACGCCCCGGAGCGACCCGGGCTGGGCATCGCCTGGGACTGGGACGCGCTGGACGATCGTCGCGTCGGCTGA
- the purL gene encoding phosphoribosylformylglycinamidine synthase subunit PurL, which translates to MADTVEQAAKTPEQSQPWRELGLKEDEYSRIREILGRRPTGSELAMYSVMWSEHCSYKSSKVHLRRFGELPAETRTGKLLAGIGENAGVIDIGQGYAVTFKIESHNHPSYVEPYQGAATGVGGIVRDILAMGARPIGVMDALRFGPLDAADTHRVLPGVVAGVGGYGNCLGLPNIGGEVVFDKSYLGNPLVNALCIGVLKHEDLQLGRATGTGNKVILYGAATGGDGIGGASVLASETFDADGPAKRPSVQVGDPFQEKLLIECTLELFAAGVINGISDLGAAGLSCATAELASSGDGGMHVILDRVPLRDHTLSPEEILMSESQERMMAVVEPQHLDQFFEICRKWDVLATEVGEVTDTGRLIIDWHGETIVDVEPRTVAAEGPVYERPYARPTWQDGVQVDGVDDLERAASADELQETLIKIISSPNLADKSWITDQYDRYVRGNSVLAQPEDSGMLRIDEDTNLGVALATDCNGRFSYLDPYAGAQLALAEAYRNVAVTGASPLAVSDCLNFGSPEDPAVMWQFERAIAGLVDGCRTLGTPVTGGNVSFYNQTGEQAILPTPVVGVLGVIDDVTRRTPAGFRAAGDVIMLLGDTRDELAGSVWADVVHDHLGGLPPQLDLDHEQRLAEVLISGARQQLLSSAHDLSEGGLAQALVECSLRHHRGAELSLPDDQDPFVALFSESTGRVLVSLPPEQRDAFTAVCAQHGVSVRELGLVGGDALSIAGQFSVDLTELADRWRQTIPAALDH; encoded by the coding sequence CTGAAGGAAGACGAGTACAGCAGGATCCGAGAGATCCTCGGCCGGCGACCGACCGGCAGCGAGCTGGCGATGTACTCGGTGATGTGGTCCGAGCACTGCTCCTACAAGTCGTCCAAGGTCCACCTGCGCCGCTTCGGCGAACTCCCGGCCGAGACCCGGACCGGCAAGCTGCTGGCCGGCATCGGCGAGAACGCCGGCGTGATCGACATCGGCCAGGGGTACGCGGTCACCTTCAAGATCGAGTCCCACAATCACCCGTCCTACGTCGAGCCGTATCAGGGCGCGGCCACCGGAGTCGGCGGCATCGTCCGCGACATCCTCGCGATGGGCGCCCGGCCGATCGGCGTGATGGACGCGCTCCGGTTCGGACCGCTGGATGCGGCCGACACCCACCGGGTGCTGCCGGGGGTGGTCGCCGGCGTCGGCGGCTACGGCAACTGCCTCGGCCTGCCCAACATCGGCGGCGAGGTCGTCTTCGACAAGTCCTACCTCGGCAACCCGCTGGTCAACGCGCTCTGCATCGGCGTGCTCAAGCACGAGGACCTGCAACTCGGCCGGGCCACCGGTACCGGCAACAAGGTGATCTTGTACGGGGCCGCAACCGGCGGCGATGGGATCGGCGGCGCCTCGGTGCTGGCCAGCGAGACGTTCGACGCCGATGGGCCGGCCAAGCGACCGAGCGTGCAGGTCGGCGACCCGTTCCAGGAGAAGCTGCTGATCGAATGCACGCTGGAGCTCTTCGCGGCCGGTGTGATCAACGGGATCAGCGATCTGGGCGCTGCCGGGTTGAGCTGCGCCACCGCCGAGCTGGCCAGCTCCGGCGACGGCGGCATGCACGTGATCTTGGACCGGGTGCCGCTGCGTGATCACACGCTCAGCCCCGAAGAGATTCTGATGAGCGAATCCCAGGAGCGGATGATGGCGGTGGTCGAGCCGCAGCACCTGGACCAGTTCTTCGAGATCTGCCGCAAGTGGGACGTGCTGGCCACCGAGGTCGGGGAGGTCACCGACACCGGACGGTTGATCATCGACTGGCACGGCGAGACCATCGTCGACGTCGAGCCGCGTACGGTGGCCGCCGAGGGCCCGGTCTACGAACGCCCGTACGCTCGCCCGACCTGGCAGGACGGGGTCCAGGTCGACGGCGTTGATGATCTTGAACGAGCTGCGTCCGCCGACGAACTCCAGGAAACCCTGATCAAGATCATCTCGTCGCCGAACCTGGCCGACAAGTCCTGGATCACCGACCAGTACGACCGCTACGTCCGCGGCAACTCGGTGCTGGCTCAGCCGGAGGACTCCGGCATGCTGCGGATCGACGAGGACACCAACCTGGGCGTCGCGCTGGCCACCGACTGCAACGGCCGGTTCAGCTACCTCGACCCGTACGCCGGTGCGCAGTTGGCGTTGGCCGAGGCGTACCGCAACGTCGCCGTCACCGGCGCCAGCCCGCTCGCGGTCTCGGACTGCCTGAACTTCGGTTCACCGGAGGACCCGGCGGTGATGTGGCAGTTCGAGCGCGCCATCGCCGGGCTGGTGGACGGCTGCCGCACCCTCGGCACGCCGGTCACCGGCGGCAACGTCAGCTTCTACAACCAGACCGGCGAGCAGGCGATCCTGCCGACGCCGGTGGTCGGTGTGCTCGGTGTGATCGACGACGTCACCCGCAGGACGCCCGCCGGCTTCCGCGCCGCCGGCGACGTGATCATGCTGCTCGGCGACACCCGGGACGAGCTGGCGGGTTCGGTCTGGGCCGATGTCGTCCATGATCATCTCGGCGGTCTGCCGCCACAGCTCGATCTTGATCATGAACAGCGGCTGGCCGAGGTCTTGATCAGCGGCGCCCGGCAACAGCTGCTGAGCAGCGCTCACGATCTGTCCGAGGGCGGCCTGGCGCAGGCCCTGGTCGAGTGCAGTCTGCGTCATCATCGCGGTGCCGAGCTGTCGCTGCCGGACGACCAGGATCCCTTTGTGGCTTTGTTCTCCGAGAGCACCGGTCGGGTGCTGGTGTCGCTGCCGCCGGAGCAGCGGGACGCCTTCACGGCGGTGTGCGCACAGCACGGCGTGTCGGTTCGCGAGCTCGGCCTGGTCGGCGGCGACGCGCTGTCGATCGCCGGCCAGTTCAGCGTGGACCTGACCGAGCTCGCCGACAGGTGGCGGCAGACCATTCCAGCGGCCCTCGACCACTGA